One genomic window of Luteitalea pratensis includes the following:
- a CDS encoding glycosyltransferase family 2 protein — protein MPLPSVFVGIVTWHPDPLLARCIASVRAQDHPSVLLHVWDNESTAGSRALLDTLTSPGEQTCSEANVGFSAGHNALIRRATSQYYLCLNPDAVLSEGYIRTLVDALESNHAAGSATGRLLRLDDDAVLDSTGIVMTPDQRHLDRGAGELADGRFLSGPEEIFGTSGAVALYRRAMLEDIAFRGEYFDQAFFAYREDADLAWRAQWRGWSSLYVPAALAWHRRRVTPERRSALPADINRYSVRNRFLLRLKNQSMGLAWRYAWPGFKRDAQVVGYVLLREWSSIPGLLDVGRLLPRMLAWRKHVLGTRRRQSAELAPWFRRAGG, from the coding sequence GTGCCTCTCCCCTCGGTCTTTGTCGGCATCGTCACCTGGCACCCCGATCCACTGCTGGCGCGGTGCATTGCATCGGTTCGTGCCCAGGACCATCCGTCGGTGCTCCTCCATGTCTGGGACAACGAGTCGACCGCCGGCTCACGCGCGCTCCTGGACACCCTGACGAGCCCCGGCGAGCAGACCTGCTCGGAGGCCAACGTCGGCTTCTCGGCCGGCCACAACGCCCTGATTCGTCGCGCGACCAGCCAGTACTACCTGTGCCTCAACCCGGACGCGGTGTTGTCGGAGGGGTACATCCGCACGCTCGTGGACGCGCTCGAGTCGAACCACGCGGCGGGCTCGGCGACCGGGCGTCTGCTGCGGCTGGACGATGACGCGGTCCTCGACTCGACGGGGATCGTGATGACGCCGGACCAGCGCCATCTCGACCGAGGCGCGGGCGAACTCGCCGATGGACGCTTCCTGTCCGGGCCCGAGGAGATCTTCGGGACGAGTGGTGCCGTCGCGCTGTACCGGCGCGCGATGCTCGAAGACATCGCGTTTCGCGGCGAGTACTTCGATCAGGCCTTCTTCGCCTACCGCGAGGACGCCGACCTCGCGTGGCGGGCGCAGTGGCGCGGCTGGTCCAGCCTGTACGTCCCCGCCGCCCTCGCCTGGCACCGGCGGCGCGTGACACCGGAGCGGCGGTCTGCACTCCCGGCCGACATCAACCGATACTCCGTGCGGAATCGCTTCCTGCTACGGCTGAAGAACCAGTCGATGGGCCTGGCGTGGCGTTACGCCTGGCCCGGATTCAAGCGGGACGCGCAGGTGGTCGGCTATGTGCTGCTACGGGAATGGTCGTCGATTCCCGGCCTGCTGGACGTCGGCAGGCTCCTGCCGCGGATGCTCGCGTGGCGCAAGCACGTACTTGGCACGAGGCGACGACAGTCGGCCGAACTGGCCCCGTGGTTCCGGCGGGCCGGCGGATAA
- a CDS encoding sugar transferase, with the protein MIAERARLINAAYVVSDVLATVLSLALAYTLRGVIPGDSIPFLSPLLPPFAWYLPVLACILLVWPLVFYALGLYGRQGRTLSSETSVILGAVAIAGLLLIAFIFTARQIFISRPVIVVFLLLDFVSVVGLRRMVRGLLIGGGQPRRVLVAGGRQEVADAAALVNAHRDWGLEVAGLVTDGRWHGTAQSEFRVLGAYQDLLRLVQEQHAGEVLIAPATGQLGDLHDIAAVIAQLEEQGTVVRLSMNFLPRSISHLSFDQLGEDFPLLTFSNSPGNEVLLAVRRVADVVIALSLLALLSPVLLAIAIGVKLASPGSVLFRQVRCGLHGRRFTFLKFRTMRTDAERLKPLLEQFNEMDGPAFKMTNDPRVFPFGGFLRRTSLDELPQLLNILRGDMSFVGPRPSVVEEVNQYAPWQRRRLSMKPGLTCLWQISGRNELTFDEWMRLDLEYIDNWSLWLDLKIAFKTIPAVLLGRGAR; encoded by the coding sequence ATGATCGCCGAGCGAGCTCGCCTCATCAACGCCGCCTACGTGGTCAGCGACGTGCTGGCGACGGTGTTGTCGCTGGCGCTCGCCTACACGCTCCGCGGCGTGATTCCCGGCGACAGCATCCCCTTCCTGTCGCCATTGCTGCCGCCGTTTGCGTGGTACCTCCCCGTCCTGGCGTGCATCCTGCTCGTGTGGCCGCTGGTGTTCTATGCCCTCGGCCTGTACGGGCGGCAGGGACGCACGCTGAGCAGCGAGACGTCGGTCATACTCGGCGCGGTCGCGATCGCCGGCCTCCTCCTGATCGCGTTCATCTTCACGGCGCGCCAGATCTTCATCAGTCGTCCGGTCATCGTCGTCTTCCTGCTGCTCGATTTCGTGAGCGTGGTGGGGTTGCGTCGCATGGTGCGTGGGCTGCTGATCGGAGGCGGTCAACCGCGACGCGTGCTGGTCGCCGGCGGCCGGCAAGAGGTGGCAGACGCTGCGGCGCTGGTCAACGCGCATCGCGACTGGGGCCTCGAAGTCGCGGGCCTGGTGACCGACGGACGGTGGCACGGGACGGCACAGTCGGAGTTCCGCGTCCTCGGCGCCTACCAGGACCTGCTTCGCCTGGTGCAGGAGCAGCATGCCGGGGAAGTCCTGATCGCGCCCGCAACGGGACAGCTCGGCGACCTGCACGACATTGCCGCCGTCATCGCGCAACTCGAGGAGCAGGGCACGGTGGTGCGGCTCTCGATGAACTTCCTGCCGCGATCGATCTCGCATCTGAGCTTCGATCAGCTCGGTGAGGACTTTCCGCTCCTCACCTTCTCGAACTCGCCTGGCAACGAGGTGCTGCTTGCCGTGCGCCGCGTCGCCGATGTCGTGATCGCGTTGTCGCTGCTCGCGCTGTTGAGCCCGGTGCTGCTCGCCATCGCCATCGGCGTCAAGCTCGCGTCGCCGGGGTCGGTGCTGTTCCGGCAGGTGCGCTGTGGCCTGCATGGCCGTCGCTTCACGTTCCTGAAGTTCCGCACGATGCGGACCGATGCCGAACGCCTGAAGCCGCTGCTCGAGCAGTTCAACGAGATGGACGGGCCCGCGTTCAAGATGACCAACGACCCGCGCGTCTTCCCGTTCGGTGGGTTCCTGCGCCGCACCAGCCTCGACGAACTGCCGCAACTGCTGAACATCCTGCGTGGCGACATGAGTTTCGTCGGCCCCCGTCCGTCGGTCGTCGAGGAAGTGAACCAGTACGCGCCATGGCAGCGCCGCCGGCTGAGCATGAAGCCCGGCCTCACCTGTCTCTGGCAAATCAGCGGGCGCAACGAGCTCACATTCGACGAGTGGATGCGACTCGACCTGGAGTACATCGACAACTGGTCGCTCTGGCTCGACCTCAAGATCGCGTTCAAGACCATTCCCGCCGTCCTGCTCGGCCGCGGCGCCAGGTAG
- a CDS encoding class I SAM-dependent methyltransferase — protein sequence MPAVDPLARAQALVTRTLTVEPAPRVIEAGCGARAHLAYPAGARVVGIDILRSQLLRNGEACRLAQGDVTALPVASASADLVVCWDVLEHLPAPERAIAEMARVLRPGGLAVVALPNILSLKGLVTRFTPWWFHVWVYRRVLGDRSVGTDGSDQFPTALRWVLRPSGLRHLATTHGLSVEALHLYEGPVPQHLRRRHRAADVALSIAGAVTRTLSAGHYDTTLSDMIVVLSRPAAGRA from the coding sequence GTGCCCGCCGTCGATCCGCTGGCGCGGGCGCAGGCGCTCGTCACTCGCACCCTGACGGTCGAGCCCGCTCCACGAGTCATCGAGGCAGGCTGCGGCGCGCGCGCACACCTCGCCTATCCCGCTGGCGCGCGGGTGGTAGGGATCGACATCCTCCGTTCGCAGTTGTTGCGCAACGGCGAGGCATGTCGCCTGGCCCAGGGCGACGTCACCGCGCTGCCGGTCGCATCGGCGTCGGCCGATCTGGTGGTGTGCTGGGACGTGCTCGAGCACCTGCCGGCCCCGGAACGGGCGATCGCCGAAATGGCGCGCGTCCTGCGTCCTGGCGGGTTGGCGGTCGTGGCGCTGCCCAACATCCTCTCGCTCAAGGGCCTGGTCACGCGCTTCACACCGTGGTGGTTCCACGTGTGGGTCTACCGCCGCGTACTCGGCGACCGCTCGGTCGGCACCGACGGGTCGGACCAGTTCCCGACGGCGCTCCGGTGGGTGCTCCGACCGTCCGGGCTGCGCCACCTCGCAACGACGCATGGCTTGTCGGTGGAGGCCCTGCACCTCTACGAAGGGCCGGTGCCGCAGCACCTCCGTCGCCGGCACCGTGCCGCCGACGTCGCGCTCTCGATCGCCGGTGCGGTGACCCGCACTCTTTCGGCCGGCCACTACGACACCACGTTGTCGGACATGATCGTGGTGCTGTCGCGTCCGGCAGCGGGTCGCGCGTGA
- a CDS encoding DUF1972 domain-containing protein, translated as MTRQRRLRILGSRGIPNRHGGFEACAQHLAPWLVERGWDVTVYCQEPTHAGFHRDTWRGVSLEHVPTPYAGPLGSIWFDAWTARDAARHDDLLLTLGFNTAVLFPWHRLRGRRHVVNMDGIEWQRGKWSRPVRGWFWGNSWVAGYAANHLIADHPEIAALLAARGWSRRTTMVPYGADRVTHASVDPLRAWALEPRGYGLVIARPEPENSLLEIVRAWSAKPRAHPLMVVGAYEPGHTYHAAVRAAAGPQVLFPGALYDTNVVQALRHHARLYVHGHTVGGTNPSLVEALGAGSPVLAHDNVFNRWVAGPGARFFASEQACATALDEGLDDEDGLDAMRRASYARHAEDFTWDKVLPAYERVLLDVLNADK; from the coding sequence GTGACTCGGCAACGGCGGCTGCGGATCCTCGGCTCACGCGGCATCCCCAATCGCCACGGAGGCTTCGAGGCATGCGCGCAACATCTCGCGCCCTGGCTGGTGGAGCGCGGGTGGGACGTCACCGTCTATTGCCAGGAGCCCACCCATGCGGGCTTCCATCGTGATACGTGGCGCGGCGTGAGTCTCGAGCACGTGCCGACGCCGTATGCGGGCCCACTGGGCAGCATCTGGTTCGATGCCTGGACGGCCCGGGACGCCGCGCGGCACGATGACCTGCTCCTGACGCTCGGCTTCAACACGGCGGTGTTGTTTCCGTGGCATCGGCTGCGCGGTCGCCGCCACGTGGTCAACATGGACGGCATCGAGTGGCAGCGCGGCAAGTGGTCGCGGCCCGTCCGGGGATGGTTCTGGGGCAACAGCTGGGTGGCCGGCTATGCCGCCAACCACCTCATCGCCGACCATCCGGAGATCGCCGCGCTGCTGGCCGCGCGTGGATGGAGCCGACGGACGACGATGGTGCCCTACGGCGCCGATCGCGTGACACATGCGTCGGTGGACCCGTTGCGCGCGTGGGCGTTGGAGCCGCGCGGCTACGGGCTGGTGATCGCGCGACCGGAACCCGAGAACTCGCTGCTGGAGATCGTTCGGGCATGGTCGGCGAAGCCGCGTGCGCATCCACTCATGGTCGTCGGCGCCTACGAGCCAGGCCACACGTATCATGCGGCGGTGCGGGCGGCGGCTGGCCCGCAGGTGCTCTTTCCCGGCGCGCTGTATGACACCAACGTCGTCCAGGCGCTGCGCCACCACGCGCGCCTGTACGTGCACGGACACACCGTCGGAGGCACGAACCCGTCGCTGGTCGAGGCGCTCGGGGCGGGATCGCCGGTGCTCGCGCACGACAACGTCTTCAATCGATGGGTCGCCGGCCCGGGGGCCCGCTTCTTCGCCAGCGAGCAGGCATGTGCGACCGCGCTGGACGAGGGGCTGGACGACGAGGACGGGCTCGATGCGATGCGCCGCGCGAGCTATGCGCGACATGCCGAGGACTTCACGTGGGACAAGGTCCTCCCCGCCTACGAGCGGGTGCTCCTCGACGTGTTGAACGCGGATAAGTAG